In Colletotrichum lupini chromosome 6, complete sequence, a single window of DNA contains:
- a CDS encoding cytochrome P450, protein MDRLIGGAKFMSDGTKAVLPATTTCIMLLNPLSVAAILGALLVFYLARCYSSPLWRIPGPALSKITSIALRWHEFGANRTLYIHSLHLKYGPVVRIAPKEVSYTSYEAVKEIYGSLGSGYDKHRFYNLFKVFGRRTMFSTLVKGDHAKRKRIIADRYANSNVVKPIALSGIEKRAKSLSGSVLMQQVQVKLHSYACDCVTHHLFHPYGTNSLQKQEDTDMMEQVTTDDSLRNRLIQHHYPVFYQYFSKILDLFFDPRTTPLAKDFVVGATSKIDPAPFTLLSRLQDKRESGSSVNQMDAIDIAAECTDHMVAGIDTTGDSLCFLLWELSQPASLEIQRKLREEIRENPDASFDKLSYLDAVVQEGLRCYPAIPMSLPRVVPPGGKTVDGYFVSEGTIVSSQAYSVHRNNDAVFPNPETFSPERWLSPTGEAERKRHMFAFAHGGRGCVGKHLALAEMKILLRGIYGRYSTVPDPSITPESMRSHDQIISARPYGQRCLLRFVPIANEEAFLARQSLLKSDFGFHPSERCISFNLYPYSSHLPHCVVKTQGGRRGVNATVVSQIILQVWSWGLKITGALATGKSHRVSVGISLEPYSLLALLPWMWITSVEIQFITLRKSLEPAVKA, encoded by the exons ATGGACAGGCTGATCGGAGGTGCAAAGTTCATGAGTGATGGAAC CAAGGCAGTGCTACCAGCAACGACAACTTGCATCATGTTATTGAACCCGCTCTCTGTGGCGGCTATCCTTGGAGCCCTTTTGGTGTTCTACCTGGCACGCTGCTATTCATCCCCCTTGTGGAGAATCCCCGGGCCAGCACTGTCCAAAATCACCTCAATCGCTCTGAGATGGCACGAGTTCGGCGCAAATCGAACGCTGTACATCCACTCTTTGCACTTGAAGTATGGCCCAGTCGTGCGAATCGCTCCCAAAGAAGTTTCATATACGTCTTATGAGGCTGTCAAGGAGATTTACGGATCACTCGGAAGTGGTTATGACAAGCATCGTTTCTACAACCTCTTCAAGGTTTTCGGGCGCAG AACCATGTTTTCAACCCTTGTGAAGGGCGAT CACGCGAAGCGCAAGCGTATCATTGCCGATCGCTATGCTAATAGCAATGTGGTGAAGCCCATAGCGCTGAGCGGTATTGAGAAGCGTGCGAAGAGTTTGTCGGGCAGTGTGCTGATGCAGCAAGTGCAA GTCAAGCTTCACTCTTACGCTTGTGACTGCGTGACCCATCACTTGTTCCACCCTTACGGAACCAATAGTCTCCAGAAACAGGAAGACACGGACATGATGGAGCAAGTCACGACGGACGATAGTCTACGAA ACCGCCTTATCCAGCATCACTATCCCGTCTTTTACCAGTACTTCTCTAAGATTCTTGACCTGTTCTTCGATCCACGAACCACGCCCCTTGCTAAGGACTTCGTTGTTGGTGCTACCTCCAAAATTGATCCCGCGCCGTTCACCCTGTTAAGCCGCCTTCAAGACAAGAGGGAAAGCGGCAGCAGCGTCAACCAGATGGACGCCATTGACATCGCCGCGGAATGTACGGATCACATGGTAGCTGGCATCGATACAACGGGTGATTCGCTGTGTTTCTTGTTGTGGGAACTGTCACAGCCGGCATCTCTCGAGATTCAACGGAAACTCCGGGAGGAGATTCGAGAGAATCCAGACGCCTCTTTTGACAAGCTTTCTTACCTTGATGCCGTGGTTCAAGAAGGCCTCCGATGCTATCCTGCGATTCCAATGTCCCTACCTCGCGTGGTCCCACCGGGAGGGAAGACCGTCGATGGCTACTTTGTTTCCGAGGGTACCATCGTGAGCAGCCAGGCCTACTCGGTTCACCGCAACAACGACGCAGTCTTCCCCAACCCTGAAACCTTCAGCCCTGAACGCTGGCTATCCCCCACCGGAGAAGCCGAGAGAAAGAGACACATGTTTGCTTTTGCTCATGGTGGAAGAGGCTGTGTCGGAAAACA CCTTGCATTGGCAGAGATGAAGATTTTACTCCGTGGCATATACGGACGATATTCCACTGTACCAGATCCTTCCATCACTCCCGAGAGTATGCGATCTCACGACCAGATCATTTCTGCCCGGCCATACGGACAACGGTGTCTCTTGCGATTCGTTCCTATTGCGAATGAAGAGGCT TTCTTGGCGAGACAATCTCTCCTGAAAAGCGACTTTGGGTTTCATCCCTCTGAACGATGTATTTCGTTCAATTTGTATCCGTACTCAAGTCACTTACCCCATTGCGTCGTCAAAACCCAAGGCGGGAGGCGGGGCGTGAACGCAACGGTTGTGAGTCAAATCATCCTTCAAGTGTGGAGTTGGGGTCTGAAAATCACGGGGGCCTTGGCCACCGGGAAATCCCACCGAGTCAGTGTCGGCATTTCATTGGAACCTTATTCATTGCTGGCGCTGTTGCCATGGATG